GCGAAGGTCCTATCCAACTAAGGCTCGAGCCCCCAGGAGATCAGAACTGCACCAACATGGCGGCCCAGTGGAAACCGGCTCCGAAGGTGGTGAGGAGCACCAGATCACCACGGCGCACGCGGCCGGCGGCGCGGGCCTGGGTGAGGGCCAGGGGGATGGACGCGGAGCCGGTGTTGCCGAAGTCCTGAACGTTGATGAACACCTTCTCCAGCTCCACCTCCAGGTGCTTGGCCACCGCGTGGATGATCCGCAGATTGGCCTGGTGGGGCACCACCAGATCCACGTCGGCGAGGCTTCGGCCGGCCTGCTCCAGGACCTGGCGGGCCGCCTGACTCATGCGGTGCACCGCCTCCTTGAATACTTCCCGGCCGTTCATCACCACCGCGTGGTGCTCATCCCGCTGGGCCCGTTCGAGGGTGAAGGGCTTGCGGGTGCCCCCCACTTCCAAGCCCAGAATGCCGGCGCGGCTGCCGTCGGTGCCGGAGACCGCGGCGAGAATCTCGCCGGAATCCTCCACCCACGAGACCACCGCGGCACCGGCGGCGTCGCCGAAGAGCACGCAGGTATTGCGGTCGGTCCAGCTCATCAGCCGGGTGAGCAGCTCCACCCCCACCACCAACACCCGGCGAGTACCGGTGAAGACCCGTGAACGGGCCACGTCCAGGGCCTGGACGAAACCGGCGCAGCCGCTGCCCCCCAGGTCGTAGGAGGGGATGGGGCGCAGGCCCAGGCGATGCTGCAAGATCGACGAGGTGTCGGGGACGTAGACCTCCGGCGTGTCGGTGGCGACGATGAGCTCGTCCACGTGCTCCGGTTCCAGGCCGGCGTCGGCGAGGGCCGCCCGTGCCGCCTTCTCTCCCAGATCGACGGTGGTCTCGTCCTC
Above is a window of Acidobacteriota bacterium DNA encoding:
- a CDS encoding beta-ketoacyl-ACP synthase III, which encodes MSQEDSPEQGSGVPPAKVGMIGLGAYAPERVMTNEDWCQYVDTSDQWIVERTGIHRRRIAAEDETTVDLGEKAARAALADAGLEPEHVDELIVATDTPEVYVPDTSSILQHRLGLRPIPSYDLGGSGCAGFVQALDVARSRVFTGTRRVLVVGVELLTRLMSWTDRNTCVLFGDAAGAAVVSWVEDSGEILAAVSGTDGSRAGILGLEVGGTRKPFTLERAQRDEHHAVVMNGREVFKEAVHRMSQAARQVLEQAGRSLADVDLVVPHQANLRIIHAVAKHLEVELEKVFINVQDFGNTGSASIPLALTQARAAGRVRRGDLVLLTTFGAGFHWAAMLVQF